The genomic segment CATCTTCGCCCAGTGTCAGGTGGGACTGCATCCAGCCCACTGTGACCCTGCAAGGATTGTTAGTTACAGGTGTAGTTACACTTAAACTGATTGATGCTGAGTGCTCCActcacagcagctcatcaaccCTCATCAATTTGTCAATACCTGATGCACATATGATGCAATCATACACTACATctaccacagaaaaaaaaagtatctttcCAGGAGACACAAAAATGGAACCCACTTGCAAGAACATATTAGAAAGCCCTCAGTTTTCCTCTTTGCTACTTGCAGATTATTCCTTGATGGGGTTTTGtctatttgcatgttttttctgAAGTTGCAGTGTTGAGCTTTCACTGGCAATGTACCATCCTCATCTAGTCCTCAGCAATATCTTCAATAACCTATTAGCAAGTTCAACAACCGTGTGGATTGGACAAGTTAAGACCTTATAAGTTAAGGCCTTAACTTGACATCACAGTAGTGCATATGTGATTAATTTTCATTGAAATTTCAttgaaatgacacacacacaaaaacatctatgtttgcatttgtttttattttacagtcacGTGATGAGCAGATACATCATTTTAGAAAAGAAATTgatatttgcaaaaaaattataatacaaTTTTTCTCAATATAGATTATATACAGAATGAAATGTAATCAAACTGAAATAGCATTCTGCCTCTTTGTCATCAAGAAGACAAAGCAGTGAGGGGTCTGAGCGGTCCTGCATAGACCCATCTTCCTAACCAATAAATATAAACTGTATATATTATGTATGCTGCACTCAGCCAGGCATGGACAATACCAGGGCACGTTAGTTCTCAGCAATATTCCCTTAATCAGTTCTTGTACATCACtgtgctacacacacacacacacacacacacacacacacacacacttgcacactcATGAGAAGCtcaacacacaaatgcacacaggccAGAGAACGAATTACAGTTGGTTTACAACAATGGGGCATCTTAATtcatgaaaaggaaagaagcaaaaaaaaaaaaaaattgtatggAAATACCCGTCATTGTCCTTGATCAGGAGGGAGAAGTGGCTTTCTGGTCAAAGCTTGCTGGAGCTTGCTGAGTATCACTTGACATTTGGTTTGATTCAAACTGCCAATTCTACAGAAAGCTACCGAGATGGAAAATCTCTCCCAGTCTCACAGATCCTGCCTACTCATCTAGCTCCCTGCCTCCCATTCAGTCTTGGGCTGTATCTGTCtacctttcttctctctcttgttcCCGTTCTCTCTATTTTCAGTGGGACAGGTGCCAGGACAAAGATTGGTGAttgccccctcccctcctctcctccccttctgCCTGTTTCCCTCTATggggatgaaaaaaataaaaagcacacgAAAGCTCCTTTCCACGTGGGTACTGAAACAGGACGGACAACTGCACGATCACAGAACAAGCACAGGAAAAGACAACAGCAGTAAAGTAAAGCCAGGGCGGTGTGGGGAATGATTAAAAGAGGGGTGCTTGAAGGACACTGTAAGCACAATGCTTACCAGCCACTTTACCTTGTCACTGGACACCACCTCTCAAAAATCACCTCTTGAGTTTCTTGGGGGGAAGGGGGGAATTATGACTCTGTGCCAATGAGCGaatacacacacttgcataaATCATCCATCTTGTTTGGCGGTTAATTACTCTTGTTTACCCTCTGAGTAACCTCGGGATGGGGCGGTGTGATAGGAGGGAGCCTGGGAAGAGGAGATAGCACCAAATAGTAATCTGCTGACGCTTTTCATCGGTGTGCAAtttgcagaaataaaagcacataGTGGGCTTGAACCTGGGTGTTAGTAAATTAGGCAAGGTTGCCTGAGGTCTGAGGCCGGCAGCTCCATCAACATCCTAACCTGACCACTGCTTGCTCGGTAAGCTGCTCTGGGGTCAGCCGGTGAAGGAGCCACGCTGAGGCAGCCCAACGtggaccaatcagagagctCCTCAGGATGTACAGCAGGCTGTGATCGTTGGTTATTTCATTACGGGGAGAGCTACATAAATCCACaaaatggagaggaagaggcacaGAGGGAATATTTGCATTTCTCCTTTCCTATCATCTCCCCTCAATAACCCCTCCAACCTTCTCTCACACCACCCGTTTCAATCCCTCCCCCATTTAGTGCAGAGTGACTTTAATCATCACTTTCGCCAAAACACATTAAGCTGGTGTGTCCGGAGCTGAAGagggaaggggtgggggtggggggtgttgtttgaaaaaacacagagtGGCGCATTAGATTTGCAATAGTGATGCATCACTCTGGCATTACTTTGGAGATTAAAGAAGGGACGTTGCATTTCAATGGAGTGGTGCTGATGGTCGCCTGATGGATGACTGTCCCTcctgcacagaaacaaataGGAAACATCACTGTCCACCAGGGAGAGCAGTTGGTCTGACCCTGGAATTCCCTTCCTCTCCTTACCTCCATCCCTTCACATTTTATTCCCTTGTCTTCTAAATGCTGTCGTCTTTTGCCTTCATCCTTAAACTTCAAAGCTTCCCCAGCATTTTAACCCCCCCAATCTGAGAGCACCTCTACACTGAAAGATATTTATGCAGCTGTTTGATCATGTTCCCAAGTCAAAAACAACACCCCCTTTGTAGGAGGAGATAATACCGTAAAGTGGATTGCATACATTAAACTTAAGCCAACACACAACATGACTTTGGCTGGTCTTTGTGTTACTGCATCTGTGTGAAAGGATGGATGTAAAGTGCTTGAGGGCTTAGAACAGGTAGGACAAGACTGGGAggaatggttaaaaaaaaaaaaaaaaaacagcagaaaaaaattaaggacATGAACAAGGGGGTCTAGCAGTAGGCTCATAGGGGGCAGGTTCAATATGGAGACAGAAGTCTCTATAAACAAGGAGGGAAAGGGGCAAGAGTAGGATGTGTGGTCGCGGGGAGTCCCAATGGAAACAAATTGACAATACATATTTTGCTCTACAGTCTCGGGGAAACAGAatcacagtcagtcagtccaaGGGTACAGCCCACCAGCAGCCTGGCCCATTGGGTGAGCTTTTCTGTCATGTGTTCATCCAAAACTAGGGCCTGGGTTCACCCTGGCACCCAGCTCTGGTTACTGTGTGCCGATGGAGGGCAAGCAAAAGCCCCTAAGCTCATTCCCATCCCCATGCCTACACCTTGCGACAGAGAGCCGTCAAAGTTGAAGTCCACGCTCTCTGTTTCCATGAAATCATTTAGGAGGATGGAGTCTACATCACAGTCCAGGCTATTCGGTATGTTCTCCATCTCGAGGGTTGCAGCCATTCTGTTGAGGGAGTTGTGCTGCTGCCCCTGGTAACCAGCATTCCCTGGCTGATGGTGGTTGTGGTAATAGCCATGCCAGGAGTCAGTCATGCCCTGATGATGTGCTCCTGGGTAAGGCTGGTGACGGGGGTGAGGTGCAGATGCCAGGCGACATGGGTCCTGGGGAACATCCATGACCCCAGCAGGGTTGGGTGGCAGGGATGGCGATGGTGGGAGGTGGGGACGGGGCCCATAGTGGTTAGAGGTTTTGAGGCTGTAGGGCTGCAGGATGTCAGTGCTAACCCGTGGTGAGAGGGCCTGTGGATGTGGCCCACTGTGCATAGGGTTGTGGGTGCTGTGGCTGTGCATGTGATTCTGGCTGGACCGAGGGTTGTGATCATGCGTGGGgtttactttgttactgtgaCTGTGCTCATGACTTGGACCGTAGTCGTGAGCAGGGTGGGACTTGTGGCTGTGGCTGTAGTCAAGGCTGGCTTGGTGTTTGTGACCCTGATTGTGGTTCTGATGGTGGGTTGCATTCTGGTCATGGACTGAGCCATGGCCATTGTGTACATTGGGATTGTGAGCATGCTCTTGGCTGTGATTGTGGCTATGATTGTGGCTGCGACTCTGATTGTGGCTGTGCTGGCTGTGAACACCATTGGTTCCCTgtgttatcagtgtgtgtgtttcccgtCCCTGGCCCAGCACTGTGTCTTTGTTGCAGTAAGAAGGACCTCCAGTAAGCAGACTCTGTAGGGCATTGTTCTCCGAGTAGCCCCTCATTGGGCGCTGGAAGCTGACTGGCTTGTTCTCCTGGATAGTCTCCATGGGAGTGTGGTGCCGGAGCATCCCCATAGAAGGCTGTCCATACATGGGCCCGCAGTAGGAGCCCTCTGCCTTGGGCCCAGGCACATAGGGATAActgttgcattttatttgcGGTGGCTGGGGGTAGCCACTCTCATCTAGACTGATAGCCCCGGTCAGGTCAGTAAGCTGGGGCAATTCTACAGTGGGGCAGTGACCCCCAGTACCCAAGGCTGGGGAACGGGTGCTAGTGGGGCTCGGGTACAATCGAGGAGAGGCTGAACAAGACAGTCCACCTTCCTCTGGTTCATCAGCCTCTGCCTCAGCAAGGATCGGTGATAAGCACCCACTCAGGgtagaggcagaggaggaggtgcGGGAATGGAGATCCGTCCAGGTGTCATACTCCCCACCCCCCATTCCCACACCTCCTTTACCAGCTGGGCTGCCATGCTCAGGTGAGCCTTGTAATGCAGGTCCAGCCCCCTGACCTTGTCCCCGTCCAAGGCCAAGAGCCCCTGCTCTCTTCCGACTGATACGCCCCTTGGTCTTCAGGTAGCGAGTGCTGTTGTCTATTGAAGCGGCGCGTCGTCTTGGTCCCTTTCCCATCTTCCCACCCTCTGGGTTCAGCATCCACCAGGAGCTCTTCCCAGTCCCTTCATTTTGCACCCGTATGAAGCGACTGTGCAGGGACAGATTGTGTCTGATTGAATTCTGGAACAAGAAAGGAAATTGAGAAAGAGATggtgggagagagaagagagggagagaaaagaaaaaagataaacattAACACCCAAGGGAACGTTTAGGGTTAAATAATCATTTCTTGAGAACACAAAGTCATTTCAAATTATGACCAAACTATATAGGCTGCACGgcaagagcaaaaaaaatatatatggataaagaaaaagagggagatggaggggagAGCAAAGACGACAGGGAGTGTAAAGGACCAATCGATACCCCCCCGACCAACCTCTCTTCTCCACACGCGCTCACTGAGTCATAATATGGACATGGGTGCAGCCTCCCCATCAAACCATCACCAAGGTTACAGAAATGAATCACACAAGGCAACCCAATCACAGACAGCCTGTATCGATTGCAGGGCCTCCAAATATGAGAGCCTGAGATCCAGCCAGACACAGTGAGGGAGAGAGTGTTGGAGGATGGAGTGGGGCGGGTTTTGGCAGAAGACCTGGAAAAGCaccagaatgtaaaaaaaagaggCACTCATACACACGCCTGGAATAAGATAGAGGGAAAGGAGCAAACAGGGGGGAGACCTGCTTTTTTAACCTCTTTTAAAACCAAAGCGCATATGGTTATGTCGAAGGCATCACGTCAGTGGCTTAAGAAGGGGGGACCAGTGTGGCAATTGTGGGCGAGCATATCGTAAAGGAGGAACAGGGGGGTTAAATCTCTCCAGACCCCTGTTtaagtgtgtgagtgacagctgTATAGTTAATCCaaggctctgcagcagcatttgAAGCCAGTGCCAACCTGGAGCAACTTGATGAGATCTAAGCCTGCCTAAAGGAGAGCTTAGCAGGAATACACATCATCTCAGCTAGCCAAGTTAGTTTAAGTACAGCATGTTCATCCAAatctttcctgtttgtgtcattaTTCACACTCTCTCCAGCTTTCCTCCCTTTccgctttttgttgttgttgttgttgccgtCTCTTGCGTCTTtagctttctctcttttgcgtttttgcttttttttttttttccttttgggaGAAATGAACACCCCTACCCCTTCATCCCCACCTTCTACCCCATGCACAAAAtcactcacttttctttttcctctcttgagATATCTATCTATTTCTGCCTTGTTTATTACCTGCACACAGCTCACAATCTCTGTCTCCTGATATCTTGGCCCATTCTCTATCTTCATTCACTCCCCGCCTCCTGTCCAATTTTCCTGCACCCAGCCCCATTCATCTCCCTCCCCGAGTCCCAGCGTCTCTTGATCACGACATTGCTCATTCTCGCCCTCTCTCCACATCCATACACTCATCACCTTACACCAatcccctccccccctcccccttgtCATTCATTCACACTGAGAGAAGAGCAACTATCAGGAGAAAATAAAGCTGGCAAGAAATGCAAAGAGTGGGGGGAGGTCCTCACTTTTCAACCTTAAACATAATCCATACCGTCTGCATATGTGGCACCATTACTCTGGCAGCATGCTGGGCTGTATGCCTGTGAAGTGGACAGCCAAAGCAAAAGAAGTAACAGCTCTTTGTTGTTGCAGCTTTATATGAAAAGCACAGCACCCACAACAGCAGGTAATAGGTTTCTAGCAAAATGTTTACAGGGGAAATTCAGCTTTAAGTGGGTTTCAGATCAGTCATGTATCTTACTACTATATTCATTCATGACTCCGTCATACACACATGCgtacacccacccacacacacacacacccacacacacacacacacacacacacacacacacacagacacacacatacagatccCCTCAGCATGTCTCCTAACAGGTAATTTCATCCCAACCTCCATTCAAATCATGCTGCTTTGGCAAGACTGTCTGTACAGACGTTGAGATTGGATAGGcgaaatgttttctttttttttttctctgcttctcagAGGGGTcctctccaaaaaaaacaaaaaaaaaaaacaaaactggtctGCAAAATTGCACATGCTCAACGTTTGGCAAAGAAATAGACCAACTTCACTTCTCAGCTGCGGTGCACCAAAGAGCCCAGACTTAATCAAAGCCAAATTGAATGATGACGCTGTGTGAAACAGGCCACCAGTGGAGGTGACCTGCATCAGGTGATCTGAGAGCGGCACCCTGACAGGTGCCTCCTCAATGTGACAGCTCTGGCAGGGCgtagccatggcaacagagTAAACCAAATGAGGGAGAAATGAAGAGAGTAGAGGTGATGGTAGGGAAGAGATGGGAGTGGGTGGGTTGgcggagggggagagaggaagaagatgggggggtggggaggggggttgatGCTGTTTGATGATGCAGGCAACTCCAAACAGGCTTTTATCTGAGTCTGTCAGATTCCTGTTTCGAATCCACCAGGGAGGCTCAATCACCAGCAGTCCCAATGCCTCACTACCTATACCAAGCTGTGATtagcagttgtgtgtgtgtgcatgtatgtgtgtgtgtttgagttggtgggtctttgtgtgtgtgaatagaaGGAGGGCTCCTGTACAACTACCAGAGCAGCAATTATAGCACTGGTTCTCCCCTTTGCCTGCTCATACATTCTAAAGTTCTATAATGTAGCATCAACATACATTGTCTTCTGAATCCAATTAGATTAAATTACTCTTTAAATGCTacaatttatgtatttatactAAAATTGCTCATAGTAAAAATTGAGCACTGGTATTCAGCAGCAAATTTTATGCCTATGTAAGATTTCTAATTGTCCACCCCCTTAACTGAACAGAGTGCAATACAGCTCCAGTGAATCATCAACACATGACAAGACATCTGACGCTATGAAAGCGCTCTGGAGTCTTTTAAAGGTCccagtattttacattttgattttgttttatatgaagtGATATAGGCGGCATCTCAACGGCACACTAGATATCAGGTCCATTAGGGGGCATGGCTAAGGGTGAAGACTGCTTTGTTGTtgcatcacaaagttccagaaatCCTGACAGTTGGTTCGACTATGAGCATTGatcattttattgtattaatatagaacctaaaCCTGCTTCAATCAGAAACCACATGGAAAACATCCATTGTACAACATGGTACCTTTTAGCTTCAAATACTGCCAGTTCATAACAACTGAGCTCAAAAATCACAACTGTTTTTACAACACAAAATTTTTACTACTTTGTGTTAGTATTGTCCTAGTGTTGAGGttctatgtatatatatatatatgtatataatactaaatataaaaactaatAGTCTAATGGCTTTGCTGAACGTGTTTCAAAGATTTATTGGTTCAACATTCATGGTATCGTgataattatgattatttttaatgtttcaaaaaAATGAGGTTGTTCTtgcaatgaaaacaacagcatcGCTTGGTTCATTGAATGTCCAAAAATGGCCAATGAAATCAAGTGCTTAAATAGATTAACCAAATATCGTAGCACAGACATggctgtttgattttctttttttctatggAAGCTCAAAGTCAGTTTCTTAACCAGGATAATAGTTGCTTCCCAACCTTAACCAAGTAGCTATTGTTTTGaccatgatttaaaaaaaaaaaaaaaaaaaaaaaaaaaaaaaaactacaggaAGCAGTCATTTCAACCAAAACCTCAATCTTTCCCGCACATAATTTAATCATAGCAGTTTCAAATTCGATACTTTTGCAACCACTGATTTGCAGAAGTTTTGAACAAAACATAATGTTCTGCCAGTTGGCCCAAAAAAAACCatgtaaatactgtatataTCCATGGAGAGTAAACCTTTCAGTAAACAAGAGGCCATGGCTGCAACTAAAGAAACAATTCtggtaaatatatattatagcCTCCTGAGactcaggaaagaaaaagtgttttcattttgacttttggGGGATAAATTAAGTGTAGGGGCggtaaagaacagaaaaatatttttaaacttaactttattaaaatgttaTAACTTTATAACTAATTGTATAACTCCAGTTTTATACTGCAGTGGACAATAGGACAGCATTGATGTCAAAAATAAAACGTTCAAACACGCAGAGAGGAATCAAGCAAAAATTAATGTCCACTACAGAGGACAAAAATGAATTCCCGGGTCTCAAGAGGATAGGGAAAGGGACAGATGCAGTGGAACTTCGACCTACAAACTGGATATAAAAATGGACAGAGACTCAGGGGTTGGAAAGTGAGGCCTTAAACCTGCCTATCTAATGATTATCAGGGGAAGACTCCACTgatcgtaaaaaaaaaaaaaaaaaaaaaaaacaagtattgAACTTTACAGGAAAATGTTGCtgcttctcacttgatttattagctcagtaaatatttcactcaggagtttatggtctcagtttgtAGTTTTAAGTCTTTAATACAAcatcatgttcatttttttaatgatggtcccatttagaggaaaatataaCCATAAAACAGGAGATCGATTAAGCCATGGCTACTGCATGATTGGCAGATTATACCACTCAATCCGGGCAGAGAGTTGAGCAGGTCAGATCCCTAGTCAACCCTAGtccctcttttctcctccaaatttatttacttatttctcattttaaaacagcagcttcCAAACTGATGGGTGACATCATGGTAGGTTTACAGTGCAATGATTaggacaaaaacacagcaagacaacaaaaaggaaaaatcaagTAACCCAATAAATCAAAGTGATTGTGTTGCAGGACTGGCCTTTCACAAGCAATAGGAAGGAGGAGAGTTACTATAGCAATCAAAGGCCATATAGCAGGAGATGTCACTGATTGCTACACTGTCACAGTGGAGGCGCTGATCAGAGAAATCCTCCAGCATAGTATTTGTCTGGGACAAAACCTGCTGCCTCGTAGCCCTCCAAGGCACATATGTGCCCATCCCTGCCTCAGTGTATATCTTAACTTGTCAGAAAGACTGATTCTGAAGTGGAGGATTCTGTTCACTCTGTGCTCAGCCTTTGCCTTTCTGAGACTGCGGGAAGAGATGGACTGTTGCAGGgaaaacactgactgaatcTGGCCTCACATCCACACCGCTCCTCTACAGGGAGGTCACAGCCCACTGTGCATTCCACTACTGTATATTATATCTAACTACTGACTAAGTTTGATCTTGACACACTGCTGCTTTTACTGAGTCAGGTGATAGACCAGTGGTTTATCTAATGACCCATGAACACACAGACCTGTCGACAGAGTTGTAACCCTCTTACATTTATCAAATTGCCTGGCAGAAATGCATTTATGGAAGATTTTAAACGCTGTTTTTGTTCATGATTGATCATGAATACAGCAGGAGCTCTAGAATCTCATCAGAAAAAGGCAAACAGGACTCCTCCAAGCTTTGACAGTGAACTCTCTGAAGTACAAATGCTTTATCAGTGCAAACCACAATTCTGTGTGAATTTTTGAAAGAAAGAGACACTTAGAGATGGACAAAAGTCTGAACACTCAAAGTGTTCTCTTTTTATTCTTACCCTGTCTGTCATTTCCACCCTGGCTGCACTGTGATTTATTCTAACTGCCATAAACCACTGCTCATTAGTGTGTAGTACTTTTTTATCGGTgcagtttattttctgtcaaaggCCTGActctctttcctgtctcctgttGCTCAAAAAGCATGAAAAGTTAACCACACATGACAAACATGAAGTCTGTTTGAAACTGATGTAGCTATTATGTGAAACAgcattaaaggtcccatattttacactttcttATGTTTCATCTGAAGTGTTGGTATTCATAAGACGATCTACTTGTGGTTTTCAGAACAAAGAGCCATCTCAGTGTGGTTTTACATTTCCTGTGCCAGGCTTCTTTGTGCTGTTTCAGTCACAATAGGTAAGTCAGCATCTGATTCTGATTATCTGACTGTTTTTGaaacaattaaataataatgaaaccGATTTGAGCTAAATGACCAGAGAGGCAGCCAGTAGGGTGGCACactggttagtgctgtcgcctcacagcaagaaggttgtgggcctgtggcctttctgtgcagagtttgcatgttctccctgtgcttccATGGGtttcccactgtccaaagacatgcatgtctagcTTGATTGGTGACTCTTACTGctcataggtctgagtgtgagtatgactgaatgttgaatgtgttggccctgtgatggactggcaacctgtccagggtgtagcccgcCCTCaccctgtgtgagctgggattgggtccagcaTCCCcaacaacccagaaacagataagcagtagaagatgagggAATGAGCAGCCAAATCTAACAAGGTTGGACGGTGAGCCCAAGTGAGCTTGGCTAAGGGAGGTGGCTGTTCtgttatgacatcacaatgttTCAGAAGTCCTAACAGCTGGTTTAAACAATCAGTTTTATGAATGCAGGCTGTGGACTGAAACCAGAGAAGATTTTAGTTCCATATAAACAGCGTGAAAGTaacaaagaagacaaagacatctacagtacaggccaaaggtttggacacactttcctaatGTAATGGAAGTCTCTGAGGCTTGCAATATagattaatatttatttttgatttttctttgttgaatttttcattGATGTAAATTCTCAGCGCATGTAATCATAAGTGTGTCATCAGTCAATGGATACTGGTGTAAAATATTAAGCATGAATCAAGGTAAGATGTTTGCTTAAAAAAACTTCTCTCTCCTGTCACATTCAATGACTCTTAAATCTGAATACAGCATCATCCCTG from the Echeneis naucrates chromosome 11, fEcheNa1.1, whole genome shotgun sequence genome contains:
- the foxo6b gene encoding forkhead box protein O6b; this encodes MLMMMENSGMDAHQVDIDSEFEPHSRSRSCTWPLPCPENFPRGEEASRVLAQASVKVERYNVPACRAERKGGAPAEIKHPAGAPAPVVAAPACMSGAALDVAGQLRKAKSSRRNAWGNLSYADLITRAIESAPEKRLTLSQIYDWMVRFVPYFKDKGDSNSSAGWKNSIRHNLSLHSRFIRVQNEGTGKSSWWMLNPEGGKMGKGPRRRAASIDNSTRYLKTKGRISRKRAGALGLGRGQGQGAGPALQGSPEHGSPAGKGGVGMGGGEYDTWTDLHSRTSSSASTLSGCLSPILAEAEADEPEEGGLSCSASPRLYPSPTSTRSPALGTGGHCPTVELPQLTDLTGAISLDESGYPQPPQIKCNSYPYVPGPKAEGSYCGPMYGQPSMGMLRHHTPMETIQENKPVSFQRPMRGYSENNALQSLLTGGPSYCNKDTVLGQGRETHTLITQGTNGVHSQHSHNQSRSHNHSHNHSQEHAHNPNVHNGHGSVHDQNATHHQNHNQGHKHQASLDYSHSHKSHPAHDYGPSHEHSHSNKVNPTHDHNPRSSQNHMHSHSTHNPMHSGPHPQALSPRVSTDILQPYSLKTSNHYGPRPHLPPSPSLPPNPAGVMDVPQDPCRLASAPHPRHQPYPGAHHQGMTDSWHGYYHNHHQPGNAGYQGQQHNSLNRMAATLEMENIPNSLDCDVDSILLNDFMETESVDFNFDGSLSQGVGMGMGMSLGAFACPPSAHSNQSWVPG